In a single window of the Planctomycetia bacterium genome:
- a CDS encoding co-chaperone GroES gives MSREEAKTRTPKLETVEPIGKRVLIRKDADKKQTKGGIQLPDNIEIPTITGRVVAVSTQVDNDEDFPLKQYDKVLFNPKHAIPVDFEGDNQLFVVPVEDVVAVFRKAGA, from the coding sequence ATGAGCCGCGAAGAGGCCAAAACGCGAACACCGAAGCTGGAGACTGTGGAGCCGATCGGCAAGCGCGTCCTCATTCGCAAGGATGCCGACAAGAAGCAGACCAAGGGCGGTATCCAGCTTCCGGACAACATTGAGATTCCGACGATCACCGGGCGGGTCGTGGCCGTGTCCACCCAGGTGGACAACGACGAGGACTTTCCGCTGAAGCAGTACGACAAGGTACTGTTCAATCCGAAGCACGCAATTCCGGTGGATTTTGAGGGCGACAATCAACTCTTCGTCGTCCCGGTAGAGGATGTCGTCGCCGTCTTTCGCAAGGCAGGCGCCTGA
- a CDS encoding thermonuclease family protein encodes MTIRKYAVSGRRPSRLVVILIAFGLTASATAVASAAVMGAKKSKVYHTQPDRCGAAKTIASGNRVLFKSVQEAETEGRRQCKSCARIEEKLKEEASKPKEPETPPGDDKKSEPRKTDAESGKGNEAGGKQSQPAGDENAESGIVETVKVSRVLPGATLELEGGERVRLTGIGAPINGQPTARETQKKLEKLVKGRKVTVVWAAEDESIRDRYGRRAAYAAIGSDREDIGGTLIQEGLAWVDRSSDFSQLSEYLRREDDAAWGQRGVWKRLKGSHGTAKVIVGKFTREYHSPYCPHATLLTEPATISVNEAKGRRLAPCEFWRPE; translated from the coding sequence ATGACCATTCGCAAGTACGCCGTTTCTGGCCGGAGACCTTCTCGGCTTGTTGTCATTCTGATCGCCTTTGGGCTGACAGCGTCGGCAACCGCAGTCGCGTCGGCCGCGGTGATGGGCGCGAAGAAGAGTAAGGTCTACCACACTCAACCGGATCGCTGCGGCGCGGCGAAGACCATCGCCTCGGGTAATCGCGTCTTATTCAAGTCCGTGCAAGAGGCGGAGACCGAGGGGCGAAGACAGTGCAAATCGTGCGCGCGGATTGAAGAGAAGTTAAAAGAGGAGGCGTCGAAGCCGAAGGAGCCGGAGACGCCCCCCGGTGATGACAAAAAGTCAGAGCCGCGGAAGACTGATGCGGAATCCGGCAAGGGCAACGAGGCCGGCGGAAAACAAAGTCAACCGGCAGGCGACGAAAATGCCGAATCGGGCATTGTAGAGACCGTGAAAGTTTCGCGCGTTCTGCCCGGTGCAACGCTGGAACTGGAGGGCGGCGAGCGCGTGCGACTGACGGGGATCGGCGCTCCGATTAACGGGCAGCCAACCGCGCGAGAGACCCAGAAAAAACTTGAAAAGCTGGTGAAGGGTCGAAAGGTGACGGTCGTATGGGCCGCCGAGGACGAATCCATTCGCGATCGGTACGGCCGTCGCGCGGCGTATGCAGCAATTGGATCCGACCGGGAAGACATCGGCGGGACGCTGATCCAAGAAGGCCTCGCATGGGTCGATCGCTCATCGGACTTCTCACAACTGAGTGAGTACTTGCGACGCGAGGACGACGCGGCCTGGGGGCAGCGCGGCGTCTGGAAGCGTCTAAAGGGGAGCCATGGCACGGCCAAGGTGATCGTCGGCAAGTTTACGCGAGAGTATCATTCGCCGTATTGCCCCCATGCGACGCTGCTGACTGAACCGGCGACAATCAGCGTCAACGAAGCGAAGGGGCGCCGCTTGGCCCCGTGTGAGTTCTGGCGGCCGGAATAG
- a CDS encoding BtpA/SgcQ family protein: protein MAKLSRSRRTGETLDISKLRLIGMVHLPPLPGSAGSKLSMSAIIDRAVIEARQLGKAGFDAVIVENFGDVPFAADRVPEETIAAMSIVIAQVVQTCGVPVGVNVLRNDALSALAIIATTGAAFVRVNVLSGAYATDQGIITGKANEVLRKRAAIAPHVGIAADVHVKHATPISQPDITLAAEETAHRAGADVLIVSGTGTGKATDLAAVRRVKEAVPKTPLWIGSGVTAETVCDYLDIADGLIVGTALKRGGQTTAALDEKRIREFVRAAKRV from the coding sequence ATGGCGAAATTAAGTCGATCACGCAGGACGGGCGAGACGCTCGACATTTCCAAATTGAGGCTCATCGGGATGGTTCATCTGCCCCCCCTGCCCGGCTCTGCGGGGTCGAAACTGAGCATGTCGGCAATCATCGACCGGGCAGTCATTGAGGCGCGGCAATTAGGCAAAGCAGGATTCGACGCGGTCATCGTTGAGAACTTCGGCGACGTGCCCTTTGCGGCGGACCGCGTTCCGGAAGAGACAATCGCCGCGATGAGCATTGTCATCGCCCAGGTTGTGCAGACGTGCGGCGTGCCGGTGGGCGTCAACGTGCTTCGTAATGACGCACTATCAGCCTTGGCCATCATAGCGACGACGGGGGCAGCCTTCGTCCGCGTGAATGTGCTTTCCGGCGCTTACGCCACAGATCAGGGCATCATTACGGGAAAGGCCAATGAGGTGCTGCGGAAGCGAGCGGCGATCGCCCCGCATGTCGGCATCGCCGCGGATGTGCATGTCAAACACGCGACACCGATTAGCCAGCCGGATATCACCCTGGCCGCCGAGGAGACGGCCCATCGGGCGGGCGCGGACGTGCTGATCGTCAGCGGAACCGGCACCGGCAAGGCAACCGATCTTGCCGCCGTACGCCGAGTCAAGGAGGCCGTCCCGAAGACGCCGCTATGGATCGGCTCGGGCGTGACTGCCGAGACGGTTTGTGACTATTTGGACATCGCGGACGGGTTGATCGTCGGAACGGCTCTGAAGCGCGGCGGGCAGACAACGGCAGCGCTGGATGAGAAGCGGATTCGCGAATTCGTCCGCGCCGCGAAGCGCGTATAG
- a CDS encoding PQQ-like beta-propeller repeat protein — protein sequence MRTPIWACLLAIATPSASLNAGDWPHLRGPRYDGAAPATNFLKTWPSEGPPKLWSREVGPGFSSFAIVGSRLYTGGTRDKQQTVICLDTVTGAVIWERPFEPEMTDPDPNLHGPRATPTVSDHRVYMMGSHARVFCFDAATGETVWEYELHGKPHWGYSGSVLIDGHLAIFTAGGKDGSLRAVDKTTGKLVWTCGDDPAGYATPYPFDFEGKRYICGFMAESILIAERDTGRLVLRLPWPSHSGVNVAGPIFHDGRLLISSGYGYGAALFKLRKDGDNLAAEELWKSLKLRNKFQTPILIDGKIYTCDETGLKCVDFATGKVEWLKRRIVHGPMLAVGRYLFLLRESGELQVAEASPVGFEPISTASIFEGNTRSLWQTVTKQRQGERCWTVPVFVDGLLYARDHTTVVCLDLRIEGAAKAGGEE from the coding sequence ATGCGAACGCCGATTTGGGCATGCCTGCTTGCTATTGCCACTCCTTCCGCGAGTCTCAACGCCGGAGATTGGCCGCACCTTCGCGGGCCGCGATACGACGGTGCGGCCCCGGCTACCAACTTCCTGAAGACCTGGCCCAGTGAAGGACCGCCGAAGTTGTGGTCCCGCGAAGTCGGACCGGGCTTCAGTTCATTCGCCATCGTCGGCAGCCGGCTCTACACCGGCGGGACAAGGGACAAGCAGCAGACCGTCATCTGTCTCGACACGGTCACCGGCGCGGTGATCTGGGAGCGTCCCTTTGAGCCGGAGATGACCGATCCCGATCCGAATCTCCACGGCCCTCGCGCGACGCCGACCGTGAGCGACCATCGCGTTTACATGATGGGGTCGCACGCCCGGGTGTTCTGCTTCGATGCTGCGACGGGCGAGACAGTCTGGGAGTACGAGCTGCACGGCAAGCCGCACTGGGGTTATTCCGGCTCGGTTCTGATCGACGGCCATCTCGCGATCTTCACGGCCGGCGGCAAGGACGGCTCGCTTCGAGCGGTGGACAAGACGACCGGCAAACTCGTGTGGACCTGCGGGGACGACCCGGCGGGATACGCCACACCATATCCATTCGATTTCGAGGGCAAGCGCTACATCTGCGGGTTTATGGCGGAGAGCATTCTCATTGCTGAGCGAGATACCGGCCGGTTGGTCCTGCGGCTGCCCTGGCCTTCACACTCAGGCGTCAACGTTGCCGGGCCGATCTTTCACGACGGCCGACTGCTTATCAGCTCCGGCTATGGCTACGGCGCGGCGCTCTTTAAGCTGCGGAAAGATGGAGACAATCTCGCCGCCGAAGAACTCTGGAAGAGCCTCAAGCTACGAAACAAATTCCAGACGCCGATTCTGATCGACGGAAAAATCTATACCTGTGACGAGACGGGCCTCAAATGCGTGGACTTCGCCACCGGCAAGGTGGAATGGCTCAAGCGGCGCATCGTCCACGGTCCCATGCTCGCGGTGGGGCGGTACCTGTTCCTGCTCCGTGAATCGGGTGAATTGCAAGTTGCCGAGGCTTCGCCTGTGGGCTTTGAGCCGATCTCCACGGCGAGCATCTTTGAGGGAAACACGCGCTCGCTGTGGCAGACAGTGACCAAGCAGCGACAAGGCGAGCGATGCTGGACCGTACCGGTCTTCGTGGACGGTTTACTGTATGCCCGCGATCACACCACGGTGGTTTGCCTTGATCTTCGCATCGAAGGCGCGGCGAAAGCAGGCGGGGAGGAGTAA
- a CDS encoding serine/threonine-protein phosphatase translates to MATTTTTRVVTTAGQSADRLLRSPIYRIAVLGDRTSAQVVAGRLSAASEFCAARLVELPAEIPAGWSLPGFDVAIWIDAGEAKQAESTGDRKRLSECFAALGELQIGVIVLTARPDRFANVGVGFVCLPVDSGMDVLRGAILAVTQFQPALQAFAREVSGMHRLHTSLHKHFDAIDRELRLASRLQRDFMPRDLVAAGPLRFSTFFRPCTWVSGDIFDIFRLDENHYGFYLADAVGHGVAAGLLTMYIKHAIQPKRIDGNDYVIARPSEVLSALNDQLAAQGLPDSQFITGWYGIINCKTLRLDYSVAGHPPPMLIDRSGLIGELHGDGSLLGLCAGQQFTDESIMLKPGQRIVLYSDGLESILIEQRPPMPAMPCLQPNVAAKLVGDPDELRAELTEILDTLPGGLSEADDASMVILDIVGTH, encoded by the coding sequence ATGGCAACCACGACAACCACTCGAGTAGTCACGACGGCCGGTCAATCAGCGGACCGTCTGCTGCGGAGTCCGATATACCGGATCGCCGTTTTGGGTGATCGGACGTCGGCGCAAGTTGTCGCGGGCCGGTTGTCGGCGGCGAGCGAATTTTGCGCTGCCCGATTGGTCGAACTTCCGGCTGAGATTCCCGCCGGTTGGTCGCTTCCCGGTTTCGATGTCGCCATCTGGATCGACGCAGGCGAAGCGAAACAAGCGGAATCGACAGGCGATCGCAAGCGCCTCAGCGAGTGCTTCGCGGCCCTGGGCGAGCTTCAAATCGGAGTCATTGTCCTTACCGCGCGTCCTGACCGCTTTGCCAATGTCGGTGTCGGCTTCGTCTGCCTGCCCGTGGACTCGGGAATGGACGTCCTCCGCGGCGCCATCCTCGCGGTCACGCAGTTTCAGCCCGCACTTCAGGCATTCGCCCGCGAAGTCAGCGGCATGCATCGCCTGCATACAAGCCTGCACAAGCATTTCGACGCCATCGACCGCGAGCTTCGCCTGGCCTCGCGGCTGCAGCGCGACTTCATGCCGCGCGATCTTGTTGCCGCGGGGCCGCTGCGATTTTCGACATTCTTCAGGCCCTGCACATGGGTCAGCGGAGACATCTTCGACATCTTTCGGCTCGACGAGAATCATTACGGTTTCTATCTTGCCGATGCCGTCGGGCACGGTGTCGCCGCCGGGCTGCTGACCATGTACATCAAGCATGCTATCCAGCCCAAGCGTATCGATGGCAATGACTATGTGATTGCCAGGCCGTCCGAGGTGCTCAGCGCACTGAACGATCAACTCGCCGCACAGGGCCTGCCCGATTCGCAGTTCATCACCGGCTGGTACGGCATCATCAACTGCAAGACACTGCGACTCGATTACTCCGTCGCCGGTCATCCGCCGCCCATGCTCATCGACCGTTCCGGGCTCATCGGCGAATTGCATGGTGACGGCAGCCTGCTCGGTCTCTGCGCCGGCCAGCAGTTCACGGATGAATCCATCATGCTCAAGCCCGGCCAGCGAATTGTTCTCTACAGCGACGGTCTAGAGTCGATCCTGATCGAGCAGCGCCCGCCCATGCCCGCGATGCCATGCCTCCAGCCGAATGTCGCAGCCAAGTTGGTAGGCGACCCGGACGAGCTTCGAGCCGAGCTCACGGAGATACTCGACACCCTGCCCGGCGGACTTTCTGAGGCGGACGACGCGTCGATGGTGATTCTCGACATCGTCGGCACGCACTAG
- a CDS encoding acyl-CoA dehydrogenase family protein, which yields MEDVIAFGYELDEDHRMLRDSIRDFARNVIAPGAMARDIKGEFPHEVIKQLGEMGYQGICVPEEYGGAGMDALASAIVVEELSYADASVGVINSVQNSLVIDPILKFGTEAQKKKWLPRMASGEWLNCFSLSEAGSGSDAGSIKCRAVLKGNEWVVNGTKLWVTNGSEADIVLLFVRTEDGDRRNSSCFIVPKNTPGLTVGKHEDKLGIRGSSTTELVFENCKVPAENLLGERGHGLKIALTAIDGGRLGIAAQALGIAQAALDRSAKYALERRQFGKSISEFQAIQWKVADMAVRIAASRALIYKGCWVKGQAGHSLHIPAMAKLFAAETASFCANQAIQIFGGMGYCRESEVERYLRDAKITEIYEGTSEMQRMTIGETLAAHPERVAEV from the coding sequence ATGGAAGACGTCATCGCATTCGGGTACGAGTTGGATGAAGACCATCGCATGTTGCGAGACAGCATTCGCGACTTTGCCCGAAACGTCATCGCGCCGGGCGCGATGGCGCGCGATATCAAGGGCGAGTTTCCCCACGAGGTTATCAAGCAGCTTGGCGAAATGGGATATCAAGGCATCTGCGTCCCCGAGGAGTACGGCGGCGCCGGCATGGACGCGCTTGCGTCGGCCATCGTTGTCGAAGAACTGTCTTACGCCGATGCTTCCGTCGGCGTCATCAACAGCGTTCAGAACTCCCTCGTCATCGACCCGATACTTAAGTTCGGCACTGAAGCCCAAAAGAAGAAGTGGCTGCCGCGCATGGCATCCGGCGAGTGGCTCAATTGCTTCTCCCTTTCCGAAGCAGGCAGCGGCTCCGACGCCGGTTCGATCAAATGTCGCGCCGTCCTCAAGGGCAACGAGTGGGTTGTGAACGGCACGAAGCTCTGGGTGACGAATGGCTCGGAAGCTGACATCGTCCTTCTCTTCGTCCGTACAGAGGATGGGGACCGGCGCAATTCAAGTTGTTTCATCGTCCCCAAGAACACACCCGGTCTGACCGTCGGCAAGCACGAAGACAAGCTCGGCATCCGCGGCAGCAGCACGACCGAGCTCGTTTTCGAGAATTGCAAGGTCCCCGCCGAGAACCTGCTCGGCGAGCGCGGCCACGGCCTCAAGATTGCCCTCACCGCCATCGACGGCGGCAGACTCGGCATCGCCGCTCAGGCCCTTGGTATTGCCCAGGCTGCGCTCGATCGCTCGGCGAAGTATGCCCTGGAGCGCCGCCAATTCGGCAAGAGCATTTCGGAGTTTCAGGCGATTCAGTGGAAGGTCGCCGACATGGCCGTACGCATCGCCGCCAGTCGAGCCCTGATCTATAAGGGCTGCTGGGTCAAGGGACAGGCGGGCCACTCGCTGCACATTCCTGCGATGGCCAAGCTTTTCGCCGCCGAGACGGCCAGCTTCTGCGCCAATCAGGCGATTCAGATCTTCGGCGGCATGGGCTACTGCCGCGAGAGTGAAGTCGAGCGGTACCTCCGCGATGCCAAGATTACCGAGATCTACGAGGGCACCAGCGAGATGCAGCGCATGACCATCGGCGAGACGCTGGCGGCCCACCCCGAGCGGGTCGCGGAGGTCTAA
- a CDS encoding acyl-CoA dehydrogenase family protein, whose protein sequence is MNFTLSDELTTFRDLTRKFAAEKIAPHARKWDAEKWLPDEVTREMGKVGFLGVSFPEEYGGSGQGLLGMTVVVEEISRWCGGTALFIAAHSGLCSTHIRLAANDKQKQKWLPKLASAEAIGAWCLSEPECGTDAEAMTTRAEKTSAGWVINGRKFWITNGKRADVFVVTARTKPERGARTISAFLVEKGTPGLIIGEPEDKMGMRASDTVPVNFENCEIPAENLCGELNEGYIDALRVLDRGRVTIGSLSVGLARGCLEEAVRYAAERKSFGVPLHSHQAIQFKLADMETQIEAARLLVRQAACTHDAGRPDKELSSIAKLFASEMASRVGWDAIQIFGGAGYTKDVCVERLLRDNKLCEIGEGSSEVQRMLIARAEFKRLSA, encoded by the coding sequence ATGAATTTCACGCTTTCGGACGAATTGACGACATTTCGCGATCTCACGCGTAAGTTCGCCGCGGAAAAGATCGCGCCCCACGCCAGAAAATGGGACGCGGAAAAGTGGCTGCCGGATGAGGTCACCCGTGAGATGGGTAAGGTCGGCTTCCTCGGCGTTTCCTTCCCAGAGGAGTACGGCGGCTCAGGTCAGGGCCTTCTCGGCATGACGGTTGTCGTCGAGGAAATCTCCCGGTGGTGCGGCGGGACCGCCCTTTTCATCGCGGCGCACAGCGGCCTTTGTTCGACGCACATTCGCCTTGCCGCCAACGATAAGCAGAAGCAGAAGTGGCTCCCCAAGCTGGCCTCCGCCGAGGCGATCGGCGCCTGGTGTCTCAGCGAGCCGGAATGCGGCACCGATGCCGAGGCCATGACCACCCGCGCCGAGAAAACCTCTGCCGGCTGGGTCATCAACGGTCGCAAGTTCTGGATTACCAATGGCAAGCGCGCCGACGTTTTCGTCGTCACTGCCCGGACGAAACCCGAGCGCGGGGCCCGGACGATTTCCGCCTTCCTCGTTGAGAAGGGAACGCCCGGCCTGATCATCGGCGAGCCTGAAGACAAGATGGGCATGCGTGCCAGCGACACGGTACCGGTGAATTTCGAGAACTGCGAAATCCCCGCCGAGAATCTGTGCGGTGAGCTGAACGAGGGATACATCGACGCCCTGCGCGTTCTCGATCGCGGTCGCGTCACCATCGGCTCCCTCTCGGTCGGTCTCGCGCGAGGCTGCCTGGAGGAGGCCGTGCGCTACGCCGCCGAGCGAAAGAGCTTTGGCGTGCCGCTTCATAGCCACCAGGCGATTCAGTTCAAGCTCGCCGACATGGAAACTCAGATTGAGGCCGCTCGACTGCTCGTTCGTCAGGCCGCCTGCACCCATGACGCCGGCCGCCCGGACAAGGAGTTGTCCTCCATCGCCAAGCTGTTCGCTTCTGAGATGGCCAGCCGGGTCGGTTGGGATGCCATTCAGATTTTCGGCGGCGCCGGCTATACCAAGGATGTCTGCGTCGAGCGACTGCTCCGCGATAACAAGCTTTGCGAGATCGGCGAGGGTTCCAGCGAAGTGCAGCGAATGCTCATTGCCCGCGCGGAGTTCAAACGCCTCAGCGCCTAA
- a CDS encoding MBL fold metallo-hydrolase — protein sequence MRFRWLDWRGGIRLAVMPLAARQGPTPTPPTLHLGDLTIRVLDGSTFSLDGGAMFGIIPKPVWARAVQVDEQNRIPLATSCMLVETSGARILIETGCGENAKYAEKEHGFFSFGSHWLLDSLTAAGVDRESIDIVILTHLHFDHAGGGTMSDGQGGWQPTFPKARYFVQRGEWDDAVEGHAVMTGTYRRENLEPLEQSGLLTLLSGDAQIAEGISTRILPGHTRHQQGVILEGGGKRAILPADLIPTSAHAGLRYNMAYDLLPYENMVNKESLLEETSDGDWTILLGQDPDTVSWRAEKIRGKGFRLYER from the coding sequence ATGCGTTTTCGGTGGCTCGATTGGCGCGGCGGGATTAGACTCGCGGTTATGCCGCTTGCCGCCAGACAGGGACCGACCCCGACGCCGCCGACGCTTCATCTCGGTGACCTGACGATACGCGTCCTGGATGGGAGCACCTTTTCGCTGGACGGCGGGGCCATGTTCGGCATTATCCCCAAGCCGGTGTGGGCCCGAGCCGTTCAGGTTGATGAGCAGAACCGGATTCCGCTGGCGACGAGCTGTATGCTTGTCGAGACGTCCGGTGCCCGAATTCTCATCGAGACGGGCTGCGGCGAGAACGCCAAATACGCGGAAAAGGAGCATGGGTTTTTCAGCTTTGGGTCGCATTGGCTGCTCGACTCGCTGACCGCGGCCGGGGTGGATCGAGAGTCGATCGACATTGTGATACTCACGCACCTTCATTTCGATCATGCAGGTGGCGGTACCATGTCCGATGGTCAGGGCGGCTGGCAGCCGACGTTTCCGAAAGCTCGGTATTTCGTTCAGCGCGGCGAGTGGGACGACGCAGTCGAGGGCCATGCCGTTATGACCGGCACATATCGGCGGGAGAATCTCGAGCCGCTGGAACAGTCGGGCCTTCTCACGTTGTTGTCCGGCGACGCGCAGATCGCCGAAGGCATTTCGACGCGCATTCTTCCCGGCCACACGCGGCATCAGCAGGGGGTAATCCTTGAGGGCGGCGGCAAGCGGGCGATTCTTCCGGCGGATCTCATACCGACGAGCGCCCACGCCGGCCTGCGTTACAACATGGCGTATGACCTCCTGCCCTACGAAAACATGGTCAACAAGGAATCTCTGCTCGAAGAGACGTCTGATGGCGATTGGACGATCCTGTTGGGGCAGGATCCCGACACGGTTTCATGGCGAGCGGAAAAGATTCGCGGAAAGGGATTTCGGCTTTACGAGCGATAA
- a CDS encoding MmgE/PrpD family protein, with amino-acid sequence MLLAEKLAHWTNKLKYTDLTKDAIHETKRRFIDSLGTALGAYGSKPATITRATATAVPYPKGGSAIVGTMARTTPDLAALCNGAHIRYLDYNDTYLSKEPAHPSDNIAATLAVAQAANRPGKDLILATVIAYEIQCRLCDAASLRAHGWDHVTYGAFSSTLGASKLWGLTPDQMVHAQGLAGVCNIATRQTRTGQISMWKACAFSNAARNAVFAANLARQGFTGPNEIFEGPKGVFKMLTRCKFDVALGSKSAGYMINKTYIKYWPAEYHAQSSIDAAQQIRKAFMADGYSWKDIRKMDMESFEAAVSIIGSEPEKWRPTSRETADHSMGYMTVAALIDGDVTRDTFSPKKFTNKKYLDLLDNTTIVEASDLNKGYPDGIPNRLKVRMADGKVYEKTVKYPRGHAGNPMSDDEVETKFHTLAEGVIPTKLQNQLLSQLWSLDKARDVRKLWNFKVSGKGVRAH; translated from the coding sequence ATGCTGCTGGCTGAAAAACTCGCTCACTGGACAAACAAGCTCAAATACACCGACCTGACCAAGGACGCGATCCACGAAACAAAGCGGCGCTTCATCGACTCATTGGGCACTGCCCTGGGGGCCTACGGGTCGAAGCCGGCAACGATCACGCGAGCAACGGCGACCGCCGTGCCCTACCCGAAGGGCGGTTCCGCCATCGTCGGCACGATGGCGCGTACGACGCCCGATCTCGCCGCGCTGTGCAACGGGGCACACATCCGCTACCTGGACTATAACGACACATACCTTTCGAAGGAGCCGGCCCATCCTTCAGATAACATCGCGGCCACACTCGCCGTGGCACAGGCCGCAAACCGCCCCGGCAAGGACCTCATCCTCGCAACCGTCATCGCATATGAAATCCAGTGCCGGCTCTGCGATGCCGCCTCACTTCGGGCTCACGGCTGGGATCACGTCACCTATGGGGCATTCAGCTCGACGCTGGGCGCATCCAAGCTATGGGGACTCACTCCCGATCAGATGGTCCACGCACAAGGGCTGGCCGGCGTCTGCAACATCGCAACGCGCCAGACGCGGACCGGTCAGATTTCCATGTGGAAGGCGTGCGCTTTCTCCAACGCCGCTCGAAACGCGGTCTTCGCTGCAAACCTCGCGCGGCAGGGTTTCACCGGACCCAATGAGATCTTCGAGGGGCCCAAGGGCGTATTCAAGATGCTGACGCGCTGCAAGTTCGACGTGGCACTGGGCTCGAAGAGCGCCGGCTACATGATCAACAAGACTTACATCAAGTACTGGCCCGCGGAGTACCACGCCCAGAGTTCTATCGACGCCGCACAGCAGATTCGCAAGGCGTTCATGGCCGACGGGTACAGTTGGAAAGACATCCGCAAAATGGACATGGAGTCATTCGAAGCGGCGGTGTCGATCATCGGCAGCGAACCGGAGAAATGGCGACCGACGAGCCGGGAAACTGCCGACCACAGCATGGGATACATGACCGTAGCCGCGCTGATCGACGGAGATGTCACCCGCGATACCTTCTCCCCGAAGAAGTTCACCAACAAGAAGTACCTGGACTTGCTCGACAACACGACCATCGTCGAGGCGAGTGACCTTAACAAGGGCTACCCCGACGGAATACCGAACCGGCTGAAAGTTCGCATGGCCGATGGGAAGGTTTACGAGAAGACGGTAAAGTACCCGCGCGGCCACGCCGGCAACCCCATGTCCGACGACGAGGTCGAGACGAAGTTCCACACACTCGCCGAGGGCGTCATCCCCACCAAGCTGCAAAACCAGTTGCTTTCTCAGTTGTGGTCGCTGGACAAGGCCCGCGACGTACGAAAGCTCTGGAATTTCAAAGTGTCCGGCAAAGGAGTTCGAGCACACTGA